Within Streptomyces roseifaciens, the genomic segment GAATCGGGGGAGCGGGCCTTCCGCATGTGCGTGGTCCGTGCTGCCTCGCGGCTAGTGCGCCTGCGGCGACCGCGACGTCACCGGTTGGCGAACTTCCCGCTGATGGCGTTGTAGACGCCCTTGGCCTCCGGGCCCAGGCGAGGGCCGGCCAGCCAGGTGCTGTTGGCCGGGCCGATCGAGGTGTTCGAGACCAGCTTCACCTTGCCGTCGGGCCCCTTGGCGAACCAGCCGCCACCGGACGAACCGCCGGTCATCGTGCAGCCGATGCGGTACATCGTCGGCTCGTTCGGGTCGAGCGTCAGCCGGCCCGGCCTGTCGATGCAGTCGTACATCTTCTGGCCGTCGAAGGGCGCCGCCGCCGGGTAGCCCCAAGCGCCCATGGACTGGATGGACTTCACCTGGGGGGTGCTGAAGTCGACCGTGAGGGCGTTGCCGACGGTCTCCTCCAGGGACTTGCCGGAGCCGGCCTCGGGCTTCACGTGCAGCACGGCGAAGTCGTACGGGGCACCCGCGCCGCCGGTCTCGGCACCCTGCTTGATCCACTGCGCGGAGGTCTGCGCCCAGTCCGCCCACCACACGCCGTACGGGGCGACGTCCTGCACCGGCGCGCTGTTGACCTGGGCACCGGGAAGGCCCTTGTCGTTGTAGGACGGAACGAAGGCGATGTTGCGGTACCAGCCGCCCTTCGTGCCGGCGTGCACACAGTGGCCCGCGGTCCACACCATGTTGGACTTGCCGGGGTGCGCCGGGTCCTTGACGACCGTGGCCGAGCAGACCATGTGGCCCTGGGGGCTGTCGAAGAAGACCTTGCCGACCGGGGCCGCGTTGTTGTGGTACGGCACGTTGACGGACTTGGCCTGGACCGGCCGCGGCTCGGGGTCGGTCACGCCCTGGTCACCGGAGGCGCCCGGAGCCGTGCCCGGCGCACCCTGCGTGGCGAGCGTCTTGTCGCTGGGGCGGGCGTCCTTCATCGTGTCGGGCTTCCAGTGGCCCTTGATGATCGGGTTGATGAAGTCGCGGGCCTCGCGGAGCCACTGCTCCTTGTCCCAGTTCTTCCAGGCGCCGTTCTTCCACTTGTCCAGGTCCTTCAGGGAACTGGGAAGGTTCTTGGGCAGCTCGAGGCCCTCGTCGGCCTTCTGCGAGGCGGTGGCGCTGGGCTTGTCGCTCCCCGCGGCCTCGTCCTCGGTCGGGCCGCACGCGGTGGCGGTCAGCGCCAGCGCGGCCGTCAGGGCGGCCGCGGCCAGCGCGGGCCTGCGGATGGATGGCATGGAGTGGGTCCCCCTGATCGTTCTGTTCGGACGTGTCCGCAATGTCGCGGCCACGCTGTGGAGTTGTCATGCACCGCCCCAACGGGCCGGGCAGGGCCCCACTATGCCGGTGCGTGAGGAGACGGGAACGGGCGGGTCCTCGGTTCCGCTGTGAAGGATCTTGACGGTGGGCCGTGATCCGCCGCGTGCGGCGTCGTTAGTACGTACGGGGGAGTGCCGACCAGCGTTCAGCAGGAGGAGCCAGAGCCGTGGCCTTGACCCAGCTACCGCCCACGGAGCCGTCGGCCGCAGCGCACGAAGGCATCCTCCGGCGGCAGTCGTCCCGCGAATCGGCCGCCCGTACGTATGCCAGGTCGCTGCCCATCGTGCCGGTGCGCGCCCGGGGACTGACGATCGAGGGCGCGGACGGCCGCCGGTATCTCGACTGCCTCTCGGGGGCCGGCTCGCTCGCGCTGGGGCACAATCACCCGGTCGTGCTGGAGGCCATCCGCTCCGTCCTTGACTCCGGCGCGCCCCTCCACGTGCTCGACCTGGCCACCCCGGTCAAGGACGCCTTCACGGAGGAGCTGTTCGCCACGCTGCCCCGGGAGCTGGCGGAGTCCGGCCGCATCCAGTTCTGCGGCCCGGCCGGCACCGACGCCGTGGAGGCCGCCTTCAAACTCGTGCGCACCGCCACCGGCCGCGACGGCCTGCTCGCCTTCACGGGGGCCTACCACGGCATGACGGAGGGGGCGCTCGCCGCCTCGGGCGCGGCGCCGAGCGTGCGGGTGACCCGGCTGCCCTATCCGCAGGACTACCGCTGCCCGTTCGGCGTCGGCGGGGAGAACGGGGCACGGCTCGCCGCCCGCTGGACCGAGAGCCTCCTGGACGACCCCAAGAGCGGGGTGCGCCGCCCCGCCGCGATGATCGTCGAACCCGTGCAGGGCGAAGGCGGCGTCCTGCCGGCGCCCGACGGCTGGCTGCGCCGGATGCGCGCGCTCACCGCCGCACGCTCCATCCCGCTCATCGCCGACGAGGTGCAGACGGGCGTGGGCCGCACCGGGGCCTTCTGGGCAATCGAGCACAGCGGGATCGTGCCCGACGTGATGGTCCTGTCCAAGGCCATCGGCGGGAGCCTCCCGCTCGCCGTCATCGTCTACCGCGGCGACCTCGACACCTGGCAGCCCGGCGACCACGCCGGCACGTTCCGGGGCAACCAGCTCGCTATGGCCGCAGGAGCGGCCACGCTGCGCCACGTCAGGGAGAACGGCCTCGCCGAGCGCGCCGCCTCGCTGGGCGCGCGCATCCTGGACCGGCTGCGGCGGCTGGCGGGGGAGTACGACTGCATCGGCGAGGTCCGCGGGGCCGGGCTCATGATCGGCATCGAATTCGTCGCCCCGGAGGGGGAGCGCCCGGAGGACGGCCGACCGTCGGGCACGCGCGCGGGGGAGAGTGCCGCGCTCCGGTCCCCCGGCGACGGCCCCGCCGCCGG encodes:
- a CDS encoding trypsin-like serine peptidase, with product MPSIRRPALAAAALTAALALTATACGPTEDEAAGSDKPSATASQKADEGLELPKNLPSSLKDLDKWKNGAWKNWDKEQWLREARDFINPIIKGHWKPDTMKDARPSDKTLATQGAPGTAPGASGDQGVTDPEPRPVQAKSVNVPYHNNAAPVGKVFFDSPQGHMVCSATVVKDPAHPGKSNMVWTAGHCVHAGTKGGWYRNIAFVPSYNDKGLPGAQVNSAPVQDVAPYGVWWADWAQTSAQWIKQGAETGGAGAPYDFAVLHVKPEAGSGKSLEETVGNALTVDFSTPQVKSIQSMGAWGYPAAAPFDGQKMYDCIDRPGRLTLDPNEPTMYRIGCTMTGGSSGGGWFAKGPDGKVKLVSNTSIGPANSTWLAGPRLGPEAKGVYNAISGKFANR
- a CDS encoding diaminobutyrate--2-oxoglutarate transaminase family protein, encoding MALTQLPPTEPSAAAHEGILRRQSSRESAARTYARSLPIVPVRARGLTIEGADGRRYLDCLSGAGSLALGHNHPVVLEAIRSVLDSGAPLHVLDLATPVKDAFTEELFATLPRELAESGRIQFCGPAGTDAVEAAFKLVRTATGRDGLLAFTGAYHGMTEGALAASGAAPSVRVTRLPYPQDYRCPFGVGGENGARLAARWTESLLDDPKSGVRRPAAMIVEPVQGEGGVLPAPDGWLRRMRALTAARSIPLIADEVQTGVGRTGAFWAIEHSGIVPDVMVLSKAIGGSLPLAVIVYRGDLDTWQPGDHAGTFRGNQLAMAAGAATLRHVRENGLAERAASLGARILDRLRRLAGEYDCIGEVRGAGLMIGIEFVAPEGERPEDGRPSGTRAGESAALRSPGDGPAAGPLPASPERAAAVQRECLRRGLIVELGGRHSCVVRLLPPLTITDEQTEAVLERLADAVAAACRPGRRIPAPSTPKEAGAASPA